In Triticum aestivum cultivar Chinese Spring unplaced genomic scaffold, IWGSC CS RefSeq v2.1 scaffold10117, whole genome shotgun sequence, the following are encoded in one genomic region:
- the LOC123172812 gene encoding UDP-glycosyltransferase 91C1-like, with the protein MEIEAAAADSGASELEVVVFPWLAFGHMIPYLELSKRLAARGNAVSFVSTPRNLARLPPVPVHLSAHLRFVPLPLPAMEGLPEGAESTADVLPDKMGLLKKAMDGLAEPFAAFLADAVAAGRRPDWIILDFCHHWVLLLPIADQHKVPCALFQILHAAIAAFLGPRWANAAHPRMEPEDFTVPPKWIPFPCTTFFLRHEAQWVASAFHANASGVSDMDRLWHIWERCRLTIHRSCEELEPQMFSLLSDLFRRPAIPAGILLPAVPDDHDEDHINSRSGCVSRPKVLRWLDDQPPNSVIYVALGSEAPLTLQNIHELALGLELVGVRFHWALRKPAGTGTGNDDELLPAGFEERTRLRGLVCTGWVPQVKALAHGATGAFLTHCGWGSTIESFAFGLPLVMLPFIIDTPMIARAMAKRGIGVEVARDDSDGSFERDGLAVAVRRVMVEDEGKLFATNAKKLKELVVDEGRQEQYIHELEDHLRRNKDV; encoded by the coding sequence ATGGAAATCGAAGCAGCGGCTGCTGACTCCGGTGCCAGCGAGCTGGAGGTGGTGGTGTTCCCATGGCTGGCGTTCGGGCACATGATTCCGTACCTGGAGCTCTCCAAGCGCCTGGCTGCGAGGGGCAACGCCGTGAGCTTTGTCTCCACGCCACGGAACCTCGCCAGGCTCCCGCCCGTGCCGGTGCACCTGTCCGCCCACCTCCGTTTCGTGCCACTGCCGCTGCCGGCCATGGAGGGCCTGCCGGAGGGCGCGGAGTCAACGGCCGACGTGCTGCCCGACAAGATGGGCCTCCTCAAGAAGGCCATGGACGGCCTTGCCGAACCGTTCGCGGCTTTCCTcgcagacgccgtcgccgccgggaGGAGGCCGGACTGGATCATCCTCGACTTCTGCCACCACTGGGTGCTACTGCTACCCATCGCCGACCAGCACAAGGTACCGTGTGCGCTGTTCCAAATCCTCCATGCTGCCATTGCTGCCTTTTTGGGGCCGCGGTGGGCGAACGCCGCGCATCCGCGCATGGAGCCGGAGGATTTCACCGTGCCGCCCAAGTGGATCCCCTTCCCGTGCACCACCTTCTTCCTCCGCCACGAGGCTCAGTGGGTTGCCAGCGCCTTCCACGCCAACGCATCTGGAGTGTCCGACATGGACCGTCTCTGGCACATCTGGGAGCGTTGTCGCCTCACCATCCACCGCAGCTGTGAAGAACTGGAGCCCCAGATGTTCAGCCTCCTCTCCGACCTCTTCCGAAGACCCGCCatccctgccgggatcctgctaccGGCAGTGCCCGACGACCATGATGAAGACCACATAAACAGTCGCTCAGGCTGTGTCAGCCGTCCCAAGGTCCTACGATGGCTCGACGACCAGCCCCCCAACTCTGTCATCTACGTCGCGCTTGGGAGCGAGGCACCACTGACGCTACAGAACATCCATGAACTCGCGCTCGGGCTAGAGCTCGTCGGTGTGCGCTTCCATTGGGCTCTACGGAAGCCGGCCGGCACCGGCACCGGCAACGACGACGAGCTGTTGCCAGCCGGGTTCGAGGAGCGAACCCGGCTGCGCGGGCTGGTCTGCACAGGGTGGGTGCCGCAGGTGAAGGCGCTCGCGCACGGCGCCACGGGTGCATTCCTGACGCACTGCGGGTGGGGCTCCACCATTGAGAGCTTCGCCTTCGGGCTCCCGTTGGTGATGCTCCCATTCATTATTGACACGCCCATGATTGCACGGGCGATGGCGAAGAGAGGGATAGGTGTGGAGGTGGCGAGGGACGACAGCGATGGCTCGTTCGAGAGGGACGGCCTCGCAGTGGCCGTGCGACGTGTCATGGTGGAGGATGAAGGAAAGCTGTTTGCAACCaacgccaagaagctgaaggagctTGTCGTGGACGAGGGGCGTCAGGAACAGTACATCCACGAGCTCGAGGACCATCTGAGACGCAACAAAGACGTGTAA